The following coding sequences are from one Triticum aestivum cultivar Chinese Spring chromosome 5A, IWGSC CS RefSeq v2.1, whole genome shotgun sequence window:
- the LOC123103227 gene encoding uncharacterized protein has translation MESNVDLEASDLQVTDNWEFASAVGPGAVTSRISVQKPCNIFSQFGQFKRKLIAEIGFEGVLSLRSLPKLNLKFSSFLMERVDADTCVITIDEGRSIKFTAADVNNVFGLPVGGKRISTYPCDLSEACIEYKKFAEELSDKGTHNLKAAEAILLKDIQEDSPRVAIEMFKIAAVIFIFGHLLCPSSKNDYTSVDYWGALNTTLEISQFDWCEFVIEHLLSAVRKLKTDLQTRHSTIHLVVAICSYRFLCSTIWTWVSKLLETLRRPGSVFSIMTSPAR, from the exons ATGGAAAGCAATGTAGACCTAGAGGCGTCTGATTTACAGGTCACAGATAACTGGGAGTTCGCATCCGCCGTAGGCCCAGGCGCAGTTACATCTAGGATTTCAGTGCAAAAGCCGTGCAACATATTCTCCCAGTTTGGACAGTTCAAGAGGAAGTTGATAGCAGAGATTGGTTTTGAAGGCGTGCTGTCACTCAGGTCCCTGCCGAAGCTGAACCTGAAATTCAGTTCGTTCCTCATGGAGAGGGTGGATGCAGACACATGCGTAATCACCATAGATGAAGGGCGTTCAATCAAGTTCACAGCAGCTGATGTCAACAATGTTTTTGGGCTTCCAGTAGGTGGGAAAAGGATATCAACATATCCATGTGACTTGTCGGAGGCATGCATTGAGTACAAGAAATTTGCAGAAGAGCTTAGTGACAAGGGCACACATAACCTGAAAGCTGCAGAGGCCATACTATTGAAAGACATCCAGGAAGACTCGCCTAGGGTCGCCATAGAGATGTTTAAAATTGCCgctgttatttttatttttgggCATTTGCTATGTCCTTCGTCGAAGAATGACTACACCAGCGTAGACTACTGGGGTGCACTGAACACAACTTTAGAGATTAGTCAATTTGATTGGTGTGAATTTGTCATCGAGCACCTGTTAAGCGCTGTCCGAAAGCTGAAGACTGATCTTCAGACACGGCACTCAACTATACATCTTGTGGTTGCCATCTGTTCCTACAG GTTTTTGTGCTCGACAATTTGGACCTGGGTCAGCAAACTCCTCGAGACCCTTCGACGCCCAGGGTCTGTGTTTTCGATTATGACATCACCCGCAAGATGA
- the LOC123103225 gene encoding uncharacterized protein isoform X4 has product MRHPSPNRLLGQKSHMFRTPESNATRYNSSATPNSNRRGTARKGPADFANHLRARYPSLFSHPVAIYLREHNARVMRNMFELQQASHDEMVAFADKIMISLADGFLPSNFNTPGHETHALRDIAIAGASHTPINVPPIRSLGASLPPAVHADACSATHSNSHSLVPGKRKELGTTPSSSRHSVGSATSGIHSTGGPNMKRICIQQPSFEDDNDICPPYSKGKTSHSHRNNPDASCAESKAAAQFASDIISELIILYADKHPDGCQGSITFGQSFYEHNEKILLAGANMARDPWSAGSVPSAPSAIACSAIKDWFASTAECTLSRVWVIHKCPRLIYMTGTHIADQLIKGQPMSHEMCAVIMRRFGQIDATLNCDEPGLRWKKFMEPDFATFAIADGELTTIRSIRQQFKQDPMSFKVASFRMFYAPAILPLGWCLYAFDFTKKKITVLDPLVGTTGFSNESIRLHEYATGKILDGLFLCARHFYSNWPYKIERWTRDFPMIMEDNFTSEESGLCVTFLSKIFDGEKLVKSLNKDYLDAFFPILGCKAGSL; this is encoded by the exons ATGCGGCATCCCTCACCAAACCGGTTGCTCGGCCAGAAGAGCCACATGTTCAGGACACCAGAATCAAATGCTACAAGGTACAATTCAAGCGCGACACCCAACTCAAATAGGCGGGGCACAGCTAGGAAAGGCCCTGCCGACTTTGCAAACCATCTTCGTGCCCGGTATCCGAGCCTT TTCTCACACCCAGTAGCAATTTATCTGAGAGAACACAATGCCCGTGTCATGCGCAACATGTTCGAATTGCAGCAGGCATCACACGACGAGATGGTTGCTTTTGCAGACAAGATAATGATTAGTTTAGCCGATGGGTTTTTACCGAGTAACTTCAACACCCCTGGGCATGAAACTCATGCATTGCGAGACATTGCAATTGCTG GTGCATCACATACCCCTATCAATGTCCCACCAATCCGTTCTTTGGGTGCTAGCTTGCCGCCTGCAGTACATGCGGATG CTTGCTCGGCAACTCATTCTAATAGCCACAGTCTAGTGCCTGGGAAGCGCAAGGAGCTAGGTACAACACCATCGAGCAGCCGGCACTCTGTTGGATCAGCTACATCCGGCATACACA GCACGGGTGGACCAAACATGAAGAGAATATGTATCCAGCAGCCCTCATTTGAAGATGACAATGATATTTGTCCTCCATATAGCAAAGGGAAGACAAGTCATTCGCACCGCAATAACCCAGATGCTTCATGCGCTGAATCAAAGGCCGCGGCACAGTTTGCTAGTGATATCATATCAGAGTTAATAATCTTATATGCAGACAAACACCCAGATGGATGCCAAGGCTCGATTACTTTTGGCCAGAGTTTTTATGAACACAATGAGAAAATCCTGCTAGCTGGAGCTAACATGGCACGCGATCCTTGGTCAGCTGGTTCCGTGCCATCCGCCCCGTCAGCAATTGCATGTTCAGCTATAAAGGATTGGTTTGCTAGCACAGCAGAGTGTACATTGTCTAG GGTCTGGGTCATCCACAAGTGTCCAAGGCTAATATACATGACCGGGACACACATTGCTGACCAGCTTATTAAGGGCCAACCGATGAGTCATGAGATGTGCGCAGTCATTATGCGGCGGTTCGGCCAGATCGACGCAACGCTAAACTGCGATGAACCTGGGCTGAGGTGGAAAAAATTCATGGAGCCAGACTTTGCT ACCTTTGCTATTGCCGATGGAGAGCTAACAACAATTAGGTCTATCCGGCAACAATTCAAGCAAGATCCCATGTCATTCAAAGTTGCATCCTTTCGTATG TTTTATGCTCCTGCCATTCTACCATTGGGGTGGTGCCTATACGCCTTTGATTTCACAAAGAAAAAGATTACCGTTCTAGACCCACTCGTTGGCACGACTGGTTTCAGCAACGAAAGCATCAGGTTGCACGAGTACGCAACCGGGAAAATCCTTGATGGGTTGTTCTTGTGTGCGAGGCACTTCTACTCCAACTGGCCCTACAAAATAGAAAGATGGACCAGGGACTTCCCCATGATCATGGAGGACAATTTTACtag CGAGGAATCTGGGCTTTGTGTGACTTTCTTATCCAAAATTTTCGATGGTGAGAAGCTCGTGAAGTCACTAAACAAG
- the LOC123103225 gene encoding uncharacterized protein isoform X2 — translation MRHPSPNRLLGQKSHMFRTPESNATRYNSSATPNSNRRGTARKGPADFANHLRARYPSLFSHPVAIYLREHNARVMRNMFELQQASHDEMVAFADKIMISLADGFLPSNFNTPGHETHALRDIAIAGASHTPINVPPIRSLGASLPPAVHADACSATHSNSHSLVPGKRKELGTTPSSSRHSVGSATSGIHSTGGPNMKRICIQQPSFEDDNDICPPYSKGKTSHSHRNNPDASCAESKAAAQFASDIISELIILYADKHPDGCQGSITFGQSFYEHNEKILLAGANMARDPWSAGSVPSAPSAIACSAIKDWFASTAECTLSRVWVIHKCPRLIYMTGTHIADQLIKGQPMSHEMCAVIMRRFGQIDATLNCDEPGLRWKKFMEPDFATFAIADGELTTIRSIRQQFKQDPMSFKVASFRMFYAPAILPLGWCLYAFDFTKKKITVLDPLVGTTGFSNESIRLHEYATGKILDGLFLCARHFYSNWPYKIERWTRDFPMIMEDNFTSEESGLCVTFLSKIFDGEKLVKSLNKGAVNTHVDQPAMHGIRGRITDFWRPHITQHKRKTSKNSKVEG, via the exons ATGCGGCATCCCTCACCAAACCGGTTGCTCGGCCAGAAGAGCCACATGTTCAGGACACCAGAATCAAATGCTACAAGGTACAATTCAAGCGCGACACCCAACTCAAATAGGCGGGGCACAGCTAGGAAAGGCCCTGCCGACTTTGCAAACCATCTTCGTGCCCGGTATCCGAGCCTT TTCTCACACCCAGTAGCAATTTATCTGAGAGAACACAATGCCCGTGTCATGCGCAACATGTTCGAATTGCAGCAGGCATCACACGACGAGATGGTTGCTTTTGCAGACAAGATAATGATTAGTTTAGCCGATGGGTTTTTACCGAGTAACTTCAACACCCCTGGGCATGAAACTCATGCATTGCGAGACATTGCAATTGCTG GTGCATCACATACCCCTATCAATGTCCCACCAATCCGTTCTTTGGGTGCTAGCTTGCCGCCTGCAGTACATGCGGATG CTTGCTCGGCAACTCATTCTAATAGCCACAGTCTAGTGCCTGGGAAGCGCAAGGAGCTAGGTACAACACCATCGAGCAGCCGGCACTCTGTTGGATCAGCTACATCCGGCATACACA GCACGGGTGGACCAAACATGAAGAGAATATGTATCCAGCAGCCCTCATTTGAAGATGACAATGATATTTGTCCTCCATATAGCAAAGGGAAGACAAGTCATTCGCACCGCAATAACCCAGATGCTTCATGCGCTGAATCAAAGGCCGCGGCACAGTTTGCTAGTGATATCATATCAGAGTTAATAATCTTATATGCAGACAAACACCCAGATGGATGCCAAGGCTCGATTACTTTTGGCCAGAGTTTTTATGAACACAATGAGAAAATCCTGCTAGCTGGAGCTAACATGGCACGCGATCCTTGGTCAGCTGGTTCCGTGCCATCCGCCCCGTCAGCAATTGCATGTTCAGCTATAAAGGATTGGTTTGCTAGCACAGCAGAGTGTACATTGTCTAG GGTCTGGGTCATCCACAAGTGTCCAAGGCTAATATACATGACCGGGACACACATTGCTGACCAGCTTATTAAGGGCCAACCGATGAGTCATGAGATGTGCGCAGTCATTATGCGGCGGTTCGGCCAGATCGACGCAACGCTAAACTGCGATGAACCTGGGCTGAGGTGGAAAAAATTCATGGAGCCAGACTTTGCT ACCTTTGCTATTGCCGATGGAGAGCTAACAACAATTAGGTCTATCCGGCAACAATTCAAGCAAGATCCCATGTCATTCAAAGTTGCATCCTTTCGTATG TTTTATGCTCCTGCCATTCTACCATTGGGGTGGTGCCTATACGCCTTTGATTTCACAAAGAAAAAGATTACCGTTCTAGACCCACTCGTTGGCACGACTGGTTTCAGCAACGAAAGCATCAGGTTGCACGAGTACGCAACCGGGAAAATCCTTGATGGGTTGTTCTTGTGTGCGAGGCACTTCTACTCCAACTGGCCCTACAAAATAGAAAGATGGACCAGGGACTTCCCCATGATCATGGAGGACAATTTTACtag CGAGGAATCTGGGCTTTGTGTGACTTTCTTATCCAAAATTTTCGATGGTGAGAAGCTCGTGAAGTCACTAAACAAG
- the LOC123103225 gene encoding uncharacterized protein isoform X5 — translation MRHPSPNRLLGQKSHMFRTPESNATRYNSSATPNSNRRGTARKGPADFANHLRARYPSLFSHPVAIYLREHNARVMRNMFELQQASHDEMVAFADKIMISLADGFLPSNFNTPGHETHALRDIAIAGASHTPINVPPIRSLGASLPPAVHADACSATHSNSHSLVPGKRKELGTTPSSSRHSVGSATSGIHSTGGPNMKRICIQQPSFEDDNDICPPYSKGKTSHSHRNNPDASCAESKAAAQFASDIISELIILYADKHPDGCQGSITFGQSFYEHNEKILLAGANMARDPWSAGSVPSAPSAIACSAIKDWFASTAECTLSRVWVIHKCPRLIYMTGTHIADQLIKGQPMSHEMCAVIMRRFGQIDATLNCDEPGLRWKKFMEPDFATFAIADGELTTIRSIRQQFKQDPMSFKVASFRMFYAPAILPLGWCLYAFDFTKKKITVLDPLVGTTGFSNESIRLHEYATGKILDGLFLCARHFYSNWPYKIERWTRDFPMIMEDNFTSEESGLCVTFLSKIFDGEKLVKSLNKKTWSCTDTPSCMTSCD, via the exons ATGCGGCATCCCTCACCAAACCGGTTGCTCGGCCAGAAGAGCCACATGTTCAGGACACCAGAATCAAATGCTACAAGGTACAATTCAAGCGCGACACCCAACTCAAATAGGCGGGGCACAGCTAGGAAAGGCCCTGCCGACTTTGCAAACCATCTTCGTGCCCGGTATCCGAGCCTT TTCTCACACCCAGTAGCAATTTATCTGAGAGAACACAATGCCCGTGTCATGCGCAACATGTTCGAATTGCAGCAGGCATCACACGACGAGATGGTTGCTTTTGCAGACAAGATAATGATTAGTTTAGCCGATGGGTTTTTACCGAGTAACTTCAACACCCCTGGGCATGAAACTCATGCATTGCGAGACATTGCAATTGCTG GTGCATCACATACCCCTATCAATGTCCCACCAATCCGTTCTTTGGGTGCTAGCTTGCCGCCTGCAGTACATGCGGATG CTTGCTCGGCAACTCATTCTAATAGCCACAGTCTAGTGCCTGGGAAGCGCAAGGAGCTAGGTACAACACCATCGAGCAGCCGGCACTCTGTTGGATCAGCTACATCCGGCATACACA GCACGGGTGGACCAAACATGAAGAGAATATGTATCCAGCAGCCCTCATTTGAAGATGACAATGATATTTGTCCTCCATATAGCAAAGGGAAGACAAGTCATTCGCACCGCAATAACCCAGATGCTTCATGCGCTGAATCAAAGGCCGCGGCACAGTTTGCTAGTGATATCATATCAGAGTTAATAATCTTATATGCAGACAAACACCCAGATGGATGCCAAGGCTCGATTACTTTTGGCCAGAGTTTTTATGAACACAATGAGAAAATCCTGCTAGCTGGAGCTAACATGGCACGCGATCCTTGGTCAGCTGGTTCCGTGCCATCCGCCCCGTCAGCAATTGCATGTTCAGCTATAAAGGATTGGTTTGCTAGCACAGCAGAGTGTACATTGTCTAG GGTCTGGGTCATCCACAAGTGTCCAAGGCTAATATACATGACCGGGACACACATTGCTGACCAGCTTATTAAGGGCCAACCGATGAGTCATGAGATGTGCGCAGTCATTATGCGGCGGTTCGGCCAGATCGACGCAACGCTAAACTGCGATGAACCTGGGCTGAGGTGGAAAAAATTCATGGAGCCAGACTTTGCT ACCTTTGCTATTGCCGATGGAGAGCTAACAACAATTAGGTCTATCCGGCAACAATTCAAGCAAGATCCCATGTCATTCAAAGTTGCATCCTTTCGTATG TTTTATGCTCCTGCCATTCTACCATTGGGGTGGTGCCTATACGCCTTTGATTTCACAAAGAAAAAGATTACCGTTCTAGACCCACTCGTTGGCACGACTGGTTTCAGCAACGAAAGCATCAGGTTGCACGAGTACGCAACCGGGAAAATCCTTGATGGGTTGTTCTTGTGTGCGAGGCACTTCTACTCCAACTGGCCCTACAAAATAGAAAGATGGACCAGGGACTTCCCCATGATCATGGAGGACAATTTTACtag CGAGGAATCTGGGCTTTGTGTGACTTTCTTATCCAAAATTTTCGATGGTGAGAAGCTCGTGAAGTCACTAAACAAG AAAACTTGGAGTTGCACCGACACACCCTCCTGTATGACGTCATGCGACTAA
- the LOC123103225 gene encoding uncharacterized protein isoform X6: MRHPSPNRLLGQKSHMFRTPESNATRYNSSATPNSNRRGTARKGPADFANHLRARYPSLFSHPVAIYLREHNARVMRNMFELQQASHDEMVAFADKIMISLADGFLPSNFNTPGHETHALRDIAIAGASHTPINVPPIRSLGASLPPAVHADACSATHSNSHSLVPGKRKELGTTPSSSRHSVGSATSGIHSTGGPNMKRICIQQPSFEDDNDICPPYSKGKTSHSHRNNPDASCAESKAAAQFASDIISELIILYADKHPDGCQGSITFGQSFYEHNEKILLAGANMARDPWSAGSVPSAPSAIACSAIKDWFASTAECTLSRVWVIHKCPRLIYMTGTHIADQLIKGQPMSHEMCAVIMRRFGQIDATLNCDEPGLRWKKFMEPDFATFAIADGELTTIRSIRQQFKQDPMSFKVASFRMFYAPAILPLGWCLYAFDFTKKKITVLDPLVGTTGFSNESIRLHEYATGKILDGLFLCARHFYSNWPYKIERWTRDFPMIMEDNFTSEESGLCVTFLSKIFDGEKLVKSLNKRELT, encoded by the exons ATGCGGCATCCCTCACCAAACCGGTTGCTCGGCCAGAAGAGCCACATGTTCAGGACACCAGAATCAAATGCTACAAGGTACAATTCAAGCGCGACACCCAACTCAAATAGGCGGGGCACAGCTAGGAAAGGCCCTGCCGACTTTGCAAACCATCTTCGTGCCCGGTATCCGAGCCTT TTCTCACACCCAGTAGCAATTTATCTGAGAGAACACAATGCCCGTGTCATGCGCAACATGTTCGAATTGCAGCAGGCATCACACGACGAGATGGTTGCTTTTGCAGACAAGATAATGATTAGTTTAGCCGATGGGTTTTTACCGAGTAACTTCAACACCCCTGGGCATGAAACTCATGCATTGCGAGACATTGCAATTGCTG GTGCATCACATACCCCTATCAATGTCCCACCAATCCGTTCTTTGGGTGCTAGCTTGCCGCCTGCAGTACATGCGGATG CTTGCTCGGCAACTCATTCTAATAGCCACAGTCTAGTGCCTGGGAAGCGCAAGGAGCTAGGTACAACACCATCGAGCAGCCGGCACTCTGTTGGATCAGCTACATCCGGCATACACA GCACGGGTGGACCAAACATGAAGAGAATATGTATCCAGCAGCCCTCATTTGAAGATGACAATGATATTTGTCCTCCATATAGCAAAGGGAAGACAAGTCATTCGCACCGCAATAACCCAGATGCTTCATGCGCTGAATCAAAGGCCGCGGCACAGTTTGCTAGTGATATCATATCAGAGTTAATAATCTTATATGCAGACAAACACCCAGATGGATGCCAAGGCTCGATTACTTTTGGCCAGAGTTTTTATGAACACAATGAGAAAATCCTGCTAGCTGGAGCTAACATGGCACGCGATCCTTGGTCAGCTGGTTCCGTGCCATCCGCCCCGTCAGCAATTGCATGTTCAGCTATAAAGGATTGGTTTGCTAGCACAGCAGAGTGTACATTGTCTAG GGTCTGGGTCATCCACAAGTGTCCAAGGCTAATATACATGACCGGGACACACATTGCTGACCAGCTTATTAAGGGCCAACCGATGAGTCATGAGATGTGCGCAGTCATTATGCGGCGGTTCGGCCAGATCGACGCAACGCTAAACTGCGATGAACCTGGGCTGAGGTGGAAAAAATTCATGGAGCCAGACTTTGCT ACCTTTGCTATTGCCGATGGAGAGCTAACAACAATTAGGTCTATCCGGCAACAATTCAAGCAAGATCCCATGTCATTCAAAGTTGCATCCTTTCGTATG TTTTATGCTCCTGCCATTCTACCATTGGGGTGGTGCCTATACGCCTTTGATTTCACAAAGAAAAAGATTACCGTTCTAGACCCACTCGTTGGCACGACTGGTTTCAGCAACGAAAGCATCAGGTTGCACGAGTACGCAACCGGGAAAATCCTTGATGGGTTGTTCTTGTGTGCGAGGCACTTCTACTCCAACTGGCCCTACAAAATAGAAAGATGGACCAGGGACTTCCCCATGATCATGGAGGACAATTTTACtag CGAGGAATCTGGGCTTTGTGTGACTTTCTTATCCAAAATTTTCGATGGTGAGAAGCTCGTGAAGTCACTAAACAAG
- the LOC123103225 gene encoding uncharacterized protein isoform X1 — protein sequence MRHPSPNRLLGQKSHMFRTPESNATRYNSSATPNSNRRGTARKGPADFANHLRARYPSLFSHPVAIYLREHNARVMRNMFELQQASHDEMVAFADKIMISLADGFLPSNFNTPGHETHALRDIAIAGASHTPINVPPIRSLGASLPPAVHADACSATHSNSHSLVPGKRKELGTTPSSSRHSVGSATSGIHSTGGPNMKRICIQQPSFEDDNDICPPYSKGKTSHSHRNNPDASCAESKAAAQFASDIISELIILYADKHPDGCQGSITFGQSFYEHNEKILLAGANMARDPWSAGSVPSAPSAIACSAIKDWFASTAECTLSRVWVIHKCPRLIYMTGTHIADQLIKGQPMSHEMCAVIMRRFGQIDATLNCDEPGLRWKKFMEPDFATFAIADGELTTIRSIRQQFKQDPMSFKVASFRMFYAPAILPLGWCLYAFDFTKKKITVLDPLVGTTGFSNESIRLHEYATGKILDGLFLCARHFYSNWPYKIERWTRDFPMIMEDNFTSEESGLCVTFLSKIFDGEKLVKSLNKQLMSILEAATPFKVNVFCCQFHVCLHHNDAMFPSSVLNKTRDVPFAIHLH from the exons ATGCGGCATCCCTCACCAAACCGGTTGCTCGGCCAGAAGAGCCACATGTTCAGGACACCAGAATCAAATGCTACAAGGTACAATTCAAGCGCGACACCCAACTCAAATAGGCGGGGCACAGCTAGGAAAGGCCCTGCCGACTTTGCAAACCATCTTCGTGCCCGGTATCCGAGCCTT TTCTCACACCCAGTAGCAATTTATCTGAGAGAACACAATGCCCGTGTCATGCGCAACATGTTCGAATTGCAGCAGGCATCACACGACGAGATGGTTGCTTTTGCAGACAAGATAATGATTAGTTTAGCCGATGGGTTTTTACCGAGTAACTTCAACACCCCTGGGCATGAAACTCATGCATTGCGAGACATTGCAATTGCTG GTGCATCACATACCCCTATCAATGTCCCACCAATCCGTTCTTTGGGTGCTAGCTTGCCGCCTGCAGTACATGCGGATG CTTGCTCGGCAACTCATTCTAATAGCCACAGTCTAGTGCCTGGGAAGCGCAAGGAGCTAGGTACAACACCATCGAGCAGCCGGCACTCTGTTGGATCAGCTACATCCGGCATACACA GCACGGGTGGACCAAACATGAAGAGAATATGTATCCAGCAGCCCTCATTTGAAGATGACAATGATATTTGTCCTCCATATAGCAAAGGGAAGACAAGTCATTCGCACCGCAATAACCCAGATGCTTCATGCGCTGAATCAAAGGCCGCGGCACAGTTTGCTAGTGATATCATATCAGAGTTAATAATCTTATATGCAGACAAACACCCAGATGGATGCCAAGGCTCGATTACTTTTGGCCAGAGTTTTTATGAACACAATGAGAAAATCCTGCTAGCTGGAGCTAACATGGCACGCGATCCTTGGTCAGCTGGTTCCGTGCCATCCGCCCCGTCAGCAATTGCATGTTCAGCTATAAAGGATTGGTTTGCTAGCACAGCAGAGTGTACATTGTCTAG GGTCTGGGTCATCCACAAGTGTCCAAGGCTAATATACATGACCGGGACACACATTGCTGACCAGCTTATTAAGGGCCAACCGATGAGTCATGAGATGTGCGCAGTCATTATGCGGCGGTTCGGCCAGATCGACGCAACGCTAAACTGCGATGAACCTGGGCTGAGGTGGAAAAAATTCATGGAGCCAGACTTTGCT ACCTTTGCTATTGCCGATGGAGAGCTAACAACAATTAGGTCTATCCGGCAACAATTCAAGCAAGATCCCATGTCATTCAAAGTTGCATCCTTTCGTATG TTTTATGCTCCTGCCATTCTACCATTGGGGTGGTGCCTATACGCCTTTGATTTCACAAAGAAAAAGATTACCGTTCTAGACCCACTCGTTGGCACGACTGGTTTCAGCAACGAAAGCATCAGGTTGCACGAGTACGCAACCGGGAAAATCCTTGATGGGTTGTTCTTGTGTGCGAGGCACTTCTACTCCAACTGGCCCTACAAAATAGAAAGATGGACCAGGGACTTCCCCATGATCATGGAGGACAATTTTACtag CGAGGAATCTGGGCTTTGTGTGACTTTCTTATCCAAAATTTTCGATGGTGAGAAGCTCGTGAAGTCACTAAACAAG CAATTGATGAGCATATTGGAAGCCGCAACACCTTTTAAGGTAAATGTTTTTTGTTGTCAATTCCATGTTTGCCTCCATCACAACGACGCGATGTTCCCTTCGAGTGTTCTGAACAAAACACGCGATGTTCCCTTCGCAATACACTTG
- the LOC123103225 gene encoding uncharacterized protein isoform X3 — protein MRHPSPNRLLGQKSHMFRTPESNATRYNSSATPNSNRRGTARKGPADFANHLRARYPSLFSHPVAIYLREHNARVMRNMFELQQASHDEMVAFADKIMISLADGFLPSNFNTPGHETHALRDIAIAGASHTPINVPPIRSLGASLPPAVHADACSATHSNSHSLVPGKRKELGTTPSSSRHSVGSATSGIHSTGGPNMKRICIQQPSFEDDNDICPPYSKGKTSHSHRNNPDASCAESKAAAQFASDIISELIILYADKHPDGCQGSITFGQSFYEHNEKILLAGANMARDPWSAGSVPSAPSAIACSAIKDWFASTAECTLSRVWVIHKCPRLIYMTGTHIADQLIKGQPMSHEMCAVIMRRFGQIDATLNCDEPGLRWKKFMEPDFATFAIADGELTTIRSIRQQFKQDPMSFKVASFRMFYAPAILPLGWCLYAFDFTKKKITVLDPLVGTTGFSNESIRLHEYATGKILDGLFLCARHFYSNWPYKIERWTRDFPMIMEDNFTSEESGLCVTFLSKIFDGEKLVKSLNKQLMSILEAATPFKDYLDAFFPILGCKAGSL, from the exons ATGCGGCATCCCTCACCAAACCGGTTGCTCGGCCAGAAGAGCCACATGTTCAGGACACCAGAATCAAATGCTACAAGGTACAATTCAAGCGCGACACCCAACTCAAATAGGCGGGGCACAGCTAGGAAAGGCCCTGCCGACTTTGCAAACCATCTTCGTGCCCGGTATCCGAGCCTT TTCTCACACCCAGTAGCAATTTATCTGAGAGAACACAATGCCCGTGTCATGCGCAACATGTTCGAATTGCAGCAGGCATCACACGACGAGATGGTTGCTTTTGCAGACAAGATAATGATTAGTTTAGCCGATGGGTTTTTACCGAGTAACTTCAACACCCCTGGGCATGAAACTCATGCATTGCGAGACATTGCAATTGCTG GTGCATCACATACCCCTATCAATGTCCCACCAATCCGTTCTTTGGGTGCTAGCTTGCCGCCTGCAGTACATGCGGATG CTTGCTCGGCAACTCATTCTAATAGCCACAGTCTAGTGCCTGGGAAGCGCAAGGAGCTAGGTACAACACCATCGAGCAGCCGGCACTCTGTTGGATCAGCTACATCCGGCATACACA GCACGGGTGGACCAAACATGAAGAGAATATGTATCCAGCAGCCCTCATTTGAAGATGACAATGATATTTGTCCTCCATATAGCAAAGGGAAGACAAGTCATTCGCACCGCAATAACCCAGATGCTTCATGCGCTGAATCAAAGGCCGCGGCACAGTTTGCTAGTGATATCATATCAGAGTTAATAATCTTATATGCAGACAAACACCCAGATGGATGCCAAGGCTCGATTACTTTTGGCCAGAGTTTTTATGAACACAATGAGAAAATCCTGCTAGCTGGAGCTAACATGGCACGCGATCCTTGGTCAGCTGGTTCCGTGCCATCCGCCCCGTCAGCAATTGCATGTTCAGCTATAAAGGATTGGTTTGCTAGCACAGCAGAGTGTACATTGTCTAG GGTCTGGGTCATCCACAAGTGTCCAAGGCTAATATACATGACCGGGACACACATTGCTGACCAGCTTATTAAGGGCCAACCGATGAGTCATGAGATGTGCGCAGTCATTATGCGGCGGTTCGGCCAGATCGACGCAACGCTAAACTGCGATGAACCTGGGCTGAGGTGGAAAAAATTCATGGAGCCAGACTTTGCT ACCTTTGCTATTGCCGATGGAGAGCTAACAACAATTAGGTCTATCCGGCAACAATTCAAGCAAGATCCCATGTCATTCAAAGTTGCATCCTTTCGTATG TTTTATGCTCCTGCCATTCTACCATTGGGGTGGTGCCTATACGCCTTTGATTTCACAAAGAAAAAGATTACCGTTCTAGACCCACTCGTTGGCACGACTGGTTTCAGCAACGAAAGCATCAGGTTGCACGAGTACGCAACCGGGAAAATCCTTGATGGGTTGTTCTTGTGTGCGAGGCACTTCTACTCCAACTGGCCCTACAAAATAGAAAGATGGACCAGGGACTTCCCCATGATCATGGAGGACAATTTTACtag CGAGGAATCTGGGCTTTGTGTGACTTTCTTATCCAAAATTTTCGATGGTGAGAAGCTCGTGAAGTCACTAAACAAG CAATTGATGAGCATATTGGAAGCCGCAACACCTTTTAAG